ACCGGACGCGTCGTCGTTCCCGTCCGGCGGCATGCGCTCCACCTTTGAGGCCCGCGGCTACTGCGCGTGGGATCCGTCGAGCCCGGCGTTCCTCCTGATGAGCCACAAGGGCGGCACGCTCTGCATTCCTTCCGTTTTCATCTCCTACGACGGCACGCCGCTGGACATGAAGACCCCGCTGATAAAAAGCATCGACGCAGTGACGAACCAAGCGCTCCGGCTGCTTAAGATGTTCGGCAACCGGTCGGTCAAGTCCGTGCAGGTCACGGTGGGCGCCGAACAGGAGTACTTCCTGCTGGACGCCGATACCGCCGCCCGCCGGCCTGACCTGACGATCTGCAGCCGGGCCCTGATCGGCCAGCCGTCCCCGAAGGCGCAGAACGTGGAAGCTCACTACTTCGGTTCGATTCACCCGCGTATTCTTTCCTTTATGGAAGACGTGGAGCGGGACATGTACCGGCTCGGAACGGTCATCATGACCCGCCACAACGAGGCGGCGCCCTGCCAGTTTGAGTTTGCGCCCCTGCCGTCGGAAGCCAACCGAGGCTGCGACCAGAACCACATGCTGATGGAAGCGATGCGCCGAATGGCCCGGCGGCACGGCCTGAAGCTCATCTTCCACGAGAAGCCGTTCAACGGCACCAACGGGAGCGGCAAGCACCTGAACTTCTCGCTGAGGGACAGCGAAGGGCGCAACCTGCTCAAGCCGTCGTCCAATCGGGCGCGGAATATTCAGTTCCTCACCTTCCTTTCCGCGTTCCTGATCGGCATGGCTCGGAACGGAAGCCTTCTGCGGGCGTCCATCGCCTCGGCAGGCAACATGCACCGGCTCGGCGGACACGAAGCGCCTCCGGCGATCATGACCGCCTACTTGGGGTCGTTCTTGACCGACGTGCTGAACCGAATCGCCTCCGGCGGCGACGACCTGCAGGAGTCCGAGGCCGATCATCTGCTCGACTTGGGGCTCACCCGTCTTCCTCAGCTGGCCGGCGACTCGACCGACCGCAACAGGACGTCCCCTGTGGCCTTCACGGGAAACAAGTGGGAGTTCCGCGGCGTCGGTGCCCCTCAGGCCCTCGCCGGGCCTCTGACCGCCTGCTTGGCCCTGTGGGCCGAAGGGCTCGACGCGATGGCGACGGTCATCAGCAATCGGATGTCCGACGGCGCCACCGTTCAGGAAGCCGCCCTTTCGGCGATCCGCTTGGCTGCCGACGAAAGCGAAGCCTGCCGATTTGACGGCAACGGCTACGCCGCCGACTGGCCGGAGAAAGCCCGTCAGCGCGGCCTGCCGGTGAAAGAGACCACCATCGAGGCGCTTGACTCGTACTTGGAGCCAGCCAACTTGGCGCTGCTGTCCAAGCTCGGAATCATGGACGAGCGGGAAGTCCGGGCCTACCACGCCATTCGGGTTGAACAGTACGTTCAGTCTCTCACCGTGGAGGTTTCCGTGCTGATCACCATGATGAGGGAAGGCGTCCTGCCGGCAGTGGCCCGCCAGATATCGCTTCTCCAGTCAGCGCGGCCCGGCGTGTCCGCCGCGCCCAAGCGGGTGCAGGCCAAGTGGGACGACGAGAGCGAAAAGCTCGCGGCCTGCTGGGCGGATATCGCCGAGCAGACCGACGCCCTCGAGGCCCTGAAGGCTCGGCTCCCAGGCCTGCCAGCCCTCGAAGCGGCGGACGTCCTGACCGACCAAGCCCTTCCTATTATGGAAGAACTCCGCCGGCTGGCCAACTTCGCCGAGTCGCGGGTCAGCGCCGACCTGTGGCCCTACCCGACGACGAGAGAACTTTTCTCCGCAACGGCGACGACGCCCCAGCAAGCCAGACAGTAAACCGACGACGGCACGCCTCCCAGGAGGCGTGCCGTTTTTGCCGCTCTGACAGGCGAATATGTTATAATAATAACAAGCATTTTCGGGACGGCTTACGCGCTGCGAGGGACGCGGGTAAGCCGACCCGTCATCTTTTGTAAAGGAGAGGATTCGCATGGGCATGAAAGTTCCTGGGTTTGCCACACAATCTATCCACGCTGGGGCAGAGAAAAACGGTTTCGGCTCGCTGGCCGTTCCAATTTACGAGACGTCCACGTTCATTTTCGACTCGGCCGAGCAGGGCGGACGCCGTTTTGCTCTGGAAGAAGAAGGCTTCATCTACACCCGACTGGGCAACCCGACAACGGCCACCCTGGAACGGCGCGTTGCCGCTCTTGAGGGCGGCGACGAGGCCATCGCCACATCGAGCGGCATGGGCGCCATCGCGTCGGTCTTCTGGGCGCTGCTCAAAGCCGGCGATCACGTGGTCACCGACTCGTGCCTTTACGGCTGCACCTTCGCCCTTCTGGAACACTCTCTGACGCGCTTTGGCGTTGAAGTGTCGTTCGTCGACACGGCGAACTTGGAAGAAGTCCGCGCCGCCATGAAGCCCAACACCCGCATGGTGTACCTTGAGACGCCGGCGAACCCGAACCTGAAGATCGTCGACATCGCCGCCGTCTCGAAGATCGCCCACAGCCATGAGAACGTCGTCCTTGTGGTAGACAACACGTTCGC
This is a stretch of genomic DNA from Jonquetella anthropi DSM 22815. It encodes these proteins:
- a CDS encoding glutamine synthetase III; this translates as MGATSTPMEIFNAHVFDLDKMKNYMPQEAFKKLVNAIEGGTQLDDDVAEAAACAMREWALSMGATHYTHWFQPRTEATAEKHMAFLSYDDDAKPFYSFSGKQLISSEPDASSFPSGGMRSTFEARGYCAWDPSSPAFLLMSHKGGTLCIPSVFISYDGTPLDMKTPLIKSIDAVTNQALRLLKMFGNRSVKSVQVTVGAEQEYFLLDADTAARRPDLTICSRALIGQPSPKAQNVEAHYFGSIHPRILSFMEDVERDMYRLGTVIMTRHNEAAPCQFEFAPLPSEANRGCDQNHMLMEAMRRMARRHGLKLIFHEKPFNGTNGSGKHLNFSLRDSEGRNLLKPSSNRARNIQFLTFLSAFLIGMARNGSLLRASIASAGNMHRLGGHEAPPAIMTAYLGSFLTDVLNRIASGGDDLQESEADHLLDLGLTRLPQLAGDSTDRNRTSPVAFTGNKWEFRGVGAPQALAGPLTACLALWAEGLDAMATVISNRMSDGATVQEAALSAIRLAADESEACRFDGNGYAADWPEKARQRGLPVKETTIEALDSYLEPANLALLSKLGIMDEREVRAYHAIRVEQYVQSLTVEVSVLITMMREGVLPAVARQISLLQSARPGVSAAPKRVQAKWDDESEKLAACWADIAEQTDALEALKARLPGLPALEAADVLTDQALPIMEELRRLANFAESRVSADLWPYPTTRELFSATATTPQQARQ